The Constrictibacter sp. MBR-5 sequence GGCGGGGCGGGGGTCAGGGGCGCTTGTAGTAGTCCGCCGCCTTGTTCTCGAACGCCTCGGCCCGCGCCTTCGAGCGCGTCGACTGATCGGCGTAGAAGCTGTCCTGGGCCGCATCGACACGGGCCCGCTCGGCGTCCCGCCCCTGCACCGCGGCGCGCTCCGCGGCTTCGCGCGACTGCATGGCGGGGCGCCAGGGCGTGGGTGCGCGATCAGTGGGGTCGGCGGCCGTGATGGCGCCGGCCCGGGCACCCGATGGAGCACCCGATGGAGCGCCCGCCGGTGCGATCGGCGGCGCGTCGGCGGCGGCGACGCGGCCCGACAGGCCCGCCGCCGTTAAACCGGCCGACAAGAATCCGGCCGCCACCATCCCGGCGATGCCGAACAATGCCAGACGCCGCGTCCGCGTCGAAAGCTTCGCTGCCATACCGCTTCTCCCTGACGACGATCCCGCCCATGCGGGGGATCCCGGCGGCCGGACCAGAATAAACCCCTGTCCGCACCGCGCCCCAAGAACGATATGGCCCCGCCATCACGGTAAAACAGCGCGCATTCTCACGAACAGGCGCCACTTCATGTAATTATCGTGCCGCTCTTGTTTTCGGCCCCGCAAAAGAGAACCCTGGCAGGACCGGCAGAATATCTGTCCGACCGAGGGACTTTTTCATGGCATTCGCCGAAAATTCGCCGCCGCCGCGTCATCCGTGGCTGCTCAACTGGATCCGCCTGAACGGCAATGCGCTGAGTTGGATCCTGCTGCTGGTCGGGCTGCTCCTGGTGGGGAGCCTGGCGGGCTTCCGCTGAGGGCGGGCGGGCTTCCGCGGCGCGGGGAGCAGAGCCGGGCGCCGAAGGGTGGCGCATCGCCGCCGGCTTTCCCATGTCGGACTGCTGAATGCGCCGCAGGCGTCCCCGCGCCGGCGCGCGCGCCGACAGCCGCCAGACCGAACAGCCGAGGTAATGGACGCACTCACATCGCTGCGCGGGATCGCCGCCGTCCTGGTCGTCGTCTACCATTTCTCGGGCGGCTTCCTGCCCAACCTCGAGCTCGGCACCCATTCCGAGTTCGTGCCGAAGAGCTATCTCTGGGTCGACCTGTTCTTCGTCCTGAGCGGCTTCATCATCACGCACGCCTACGGCGACAGTTTCGCCGAGCGGGTGCGGTGGGAGACGGCGAGGCCATTCCTGTTCGCACGCATGGCGCGCATCTATCCGCTGCACCTGTTCGTGCTGGCCGCCTTCGCGCTGCTCGAACTGGCGAAGTGGGGGCTGGAGGCGTCGGGCGAGGCGGAATTCCGTGCGGAGCCCTTCGAGCACGCCAAGCATCCCGGCGCCATCGCGACCAACATGATGATGCTCCAGGCGGCGGGGGTGGAAGACGGCCTGACGTGGAATGGACCCGCCTGGTCGGTCGGCGCCGAATGGTTCGCCTATCTGCTGTTCCCGTTCTTCATCCTGCTGGTGTTCCGGATGGGCTGGATCGCACGCGTACTGCTGGTCGCCGCAGCCGGCGTCGGCCTCGCGCTGATCTCCGACTACGGCCGCAATCTGGACGTGACGTACGACTACGGCGTCCTGCGCTGCGCCTTCGAGTTCAGCCTGGGCGTGGTGCTGTACCTCGCCTACCGGTCGGTTCCCGGAACGGCGGCGCTCGGCCGAGACGCGGTCCTGGCGGCGGTCCTCGCGGCGATCCTGACGGTCATGCATCTGGGCTATCGCGACATCCTGCTGGTGCCGCTTTTCGGACTGCTGATCGTCGGCCTCGCCGCCGGCGGCGGCACGGTCGCGCGGATGCTGAGCGTTCGGCCGCTCGTCTGGCTCGGCGAGATATCCTACTCGGTCTATATGAGCCACATCTTCGTGCTCGAGCTGGTGGACACCGGCTGGGAGTTCTTCCTGGACGAGCGCTTCGCCAAGCGATGGAACGACGTCGAATCGCTCGGCGTGCTGCTGCTGCTGCTCGGCGTGGTGCTGCTGCTGTCGGCCGCGCTCTATCGCCGCGTCGAGCTGCCGGCGCGCGAGGCGCTGAAGCGCAGCCGCTTCGCGCGGCGCTATGTCCAGCCCTCGCCTCGAGCGCAGTAGGCCCGAGCAGTCCCCGGACGCGACAAGGGCGACGGAACCGCCGCTCCGTCGCCCTTCCGCGGATTCCCGTGGGAAGCCCCGCGCCTACTGGCGCATCATCGCGACGATCCGCTCGCGGAGCTGCGGGTCGGCCTGGGCGGCCCGAGAGATCTGGTTGAACTCCTCGACCGACATGCCCTGCTGCTTCACGGCGCCGACCATCTCCTCGGTCGCCTGCTGCTTCATGGTCTCGGCCTGCTCCGGCGCCGCCTCCGACACGCGCGGCTGCCACTTCTGGCGGATCGTCTGAACTTCGGTCGCCGCGGCGGCGAAGGTCTCCAGCTGTTGGTCGCTCACGTTCGTCATCGGAGCGGGCGCCGTCTGGGGGGCCGCCTGGGGCTGCGTCTGCGCCTGGGCCAGATCACGGGCGGCCGTCGGACCGGCGAGCGCCACCACCATCGCGGTGGCCATCAGCGGGGCCATCAGGGCGGTTTGAGCCGTTCGGTTCATGTCGTCCTCCTTTGTTCAGTACGATCCAGGCGACCTGGGGCCGCAATCCGGGACGCGCAACCCCTGGCCGCCGCCCCGTTCGAAGCCGGCAACCCCTCACCGAACGGAAAAACTGCGGCGCGACGGTGAACCGGATGGCGGCTCGGCGGTTGGTAGGGTCACGAAGCGACGCCGGGTGCCCGTCGGCGCTCGGGCCGGACGAAACGGGGCGCTCGCCCCGCCCCGGCCGTCGCGAACGCACCGACCCAGCACCGGGCCGGCCGCGCCTTTACCGGACGACAGGAGTTCACATGACCTACGGCAAGACGACTGCCCTCGCCGCCGTCCTCGCCGCCGCGCTGACGGCTCCGGCCATCGCCGCCGGCACCGCACAGCAGCAGGGGACGATGCAGCAGGGTACCGGCGCCGACCGCACGCAGACCATGGAACGCGGCGCGACGGGTACGGGCGCAGCCGGCACGGGCATGCAGACCGGAACCGGACAGGATACGAGCGGTGCCATGCAGACCGCTCCCGCCGGGGTGACGCGCGACTGGGAGAACAGCCGCGCCATCGACCAGGCGACGTTCCGCGCCGAGGACATCATCGGTCGCGACGTGGTCAACCTCGAGGGCGAGGATGTCGGCGAGGTGAACGACGTCGTCATCGCCAACGGCCGCGACGAGATGTTCCTCGTGGTCGGCGTCGGCGGCTTCCTCGGCATGGGCGAGAGGGACGTGGCTCTGCCGGTTTCCGACCTGCGCATGTCCTCGGACAATGTCCTGCTGATGTCCCAGAAGAGTGAGGACCAGCTGAAGGAGATGCCCGAGTTCAAGGAAAGCGACTATCGCAAGTTCGAGCGGTGATCTTCGGGCTCACCCCCTATGACCAACTCGGAGCCGCAAGGCGTGCGGCTTCTTTCTTTGTCCGGCTTGTTCAGGACGCGTCGAAGGCGGAATGGTAGCGCACTGTCCCGGCCGGCGGTGCCGCCGCAAAGGGCAGGCACAGGAAGTATTCGGGCGG is a genomic window containing:
- a CDS encoding DUF4168 domain-containing protein — protein: MNRTAQTALMAPLMATAMVVALAGPTAARDLAQAQTQPQAAPQTAPAPMTNVSDQQLETFAAAATEVQTIRQKWQPRVSEAAPEQAETMKQQATEEMVGAVKQQGMSVEEFNQISRAAQADPQLRERIVAMMRQ
- a CDS encoding PRC-barrel domain-containing protein, with translation MTYGKTTALAAVLAAALTAPAIAAGTAQQQGTMQQGTGADRTQTMERGATGTGAAGTGMQTGTGQDTSGAMQTAPAGVTRDWENSRAIDQATFRAEDIIGRDVVNLEGEDVGEVNDVVIANGRDEMFLVVGVGGFLGMGERDVALPVSDLRMSSDNVLLMSQKSEDQLKEMPEFKESDYRKFER
- a CDS encoding acyltransferase, with the protein product MDALTSLRGIAAVLVVVYHFSGGFLPNLELGTHSEFVPKSYLWVDLFFVLSGFIITHAYGDSFAERVRWETARPFLFARMARIYPLHLFVLAAFALLELAKWGLEASGEAEFRAEPFEHAKHPGAIATNMMMLQAAGVEDGLTWNGPAWSVGAEWFAYLLFPFFILLVFRMGWIARVLLVAAAGVGLALISDYGRNLDVTYDYGVLRCAFEFSLGVVLYLAYRSVPGTAALGRDAVLAAVLAAILTVMHLGYRDILLVPLFGLLIVGLAAGGGTVARMLSVRPLVWLGEISYSVYMSHIFVLELVDTGWEFFLDERFAKRWNDVESLGVLLLLLGVVLLLSAALYRRVELPAREALKRSRFARRYVQPSPRAQ